One Stenotrophomonas maltophilia R551-3 genomic window, AGCAGGGCGTGGACGGCTGGGTCGTACCCACCCGCGATGTCGCTGCGATCGCAGCGCAGGTGCAGGCAATGTACGAACAGCGGCACGCCCTGCCGACGATGGGCATGGCCGCGCGTCGCCATGCGCAGGCCGAATTCGGCCTGCAGACCTTCGCCGAGGCCACATTGGCCAGCTACGAGGCGGTGCTGGCGGCGTCCTGAGTTCCACTGCGCGGTTCGGACAGGGCCAGCAGCAGGGCCACCCAGGCGGCGTAGAACGAGGCGGTGCGCATGTCACGCAGCATCATCTCGGTGACGCCGAAGACGGCAAACGCCACGCAGATGCTCAGGCCCGCCGCAGCATGCAACCGCGATCGTTCATCACCACGCCACAGGCGTGGCAGGAACACCAGGGCGGGCGCCAGGTACACCAGCACCAGGCCCAGCCCACCCAGCACACCGTAGGTGGCCAGGAAGTACAGCAGGTCGTTGTGGGTCTCGCCGAAGTCACGCGCGACCATCGCCGAGACCTTGCCCTCGGCGGCCAGCCGCTCCAGCTCCCTGCGGAAACGATCGCCGCCACCGACACCGAACACGGGCTGCTCGCGGATCATGTAACCCGCCGCGGTCCACAGCTGCAGGCGGATGCAGACCGAGGTGTCGGCCAGATGGTCGGCACTGCAGTCGCCATACTCGTTGACACCGGCATCGATGCGATCACGCAGCGCGCCATCATGGGTGGCCATGACCCCCACGCCGGCCGCCAGCACCAGGCCCAGCAGGATCTTCATGCGGCCCAGCCGACGGCCCATCACCAGCAGCCCGATCAGCAGGAAGCAGGGAATCGCCAGCAGGCCGCCACGGGTCTGGGTCCACAGGAATGCGATCAGGCCGAGGATACCGGTAAGCAGCTTCAGCGTTGCCTCGATCCTGGTGAAACGGGTCACCGGCAGGCCCAGCGACAACAGGCTCAGCACACCGAACAGCAGGGTCAGATCGCCGTAGGTCACCGCGTTGAACTGCTGGGTCGCAGGCCGCACGCCGGTTTCCAGCGCCAGCCAGCCGATGATCGCCGCTGCCGACCACACCGCCGGCAAGGTTCCCAGCAAAGCGCGGGAGAGAATCGCGCGCGGCACCCGCAATGCAGCGAACAGGATCATCAGCATCGACAGCAGCCGCGCCGCCTTCTCCACTTCCGAGCCCTTCCAGATGCCGTGAACCGCCAGGCTGGTCAACACGCCGATCAACATCACCGCCATGCCCGCAGCCATCCAGCCATAACGCCTGGCTGAGCCGGGCAGCAGGGCCGGCGATGCCGAAGGCGTCAACAGCAGGATGATCGACAACAGGATCGCCAGGTAGAAGCCGGCGCTGCCGCCCTCCATGGTGATCATCAACAGCGTCGGCAACGCACCCAGCACCAAGGTGTAGGCGCCAGCCAGAAGGCCGGTGGTGCGGGTGTTGGGCGGGGAAAGCGGGATCACGTGATGCGGTCGGCGGGTCGGTAGCGGAAAACCGGCACGGTGCCGGGAGCGGTGCCCATTCTAGGCCAGAGCGCCCTGCCGGTTGCCGCATTCCCGCCCTGTTTATGCTTCATTCGTTCAGTCCTCATCGGGCGGGCCCTGCAGGCGATACTCACGCGCCAGCTCCGCCCTCGTCGGCGTGCACGAGCCAACCACCGCCCCGGCGGGGACCAGCCACCAGCGGCGACGATTGGAGATACCGGCCACCGCGGCCCGCGAACGGTCGACGCACCCCTGCAGCGCGTCTTCATTCACCAGCAGCCAGCGACGATGCGGCGCCAGTCGCTGCCAGCGCACGGCGGCCTGCAACTGCGCGTGCCAGCGGTCCTCGAAGCCGAAGGTCGCCGCCGGGCGATCGGCCATCAGCAGATTCTGCTCCTTCCAGGCCACCAGCCCCAGTTGCGCCTCCGGACCGATGCGCACACCGACCTCGCGCATCAGACCGCGCGCGGAGCTTGAATCGTTCAGCAGCGGGTAGCCGATCAGGCTGTACAGCACCCAAGCCACGGTCAGGGTCGAAACCAGAGCGAGATGGGCACGACGTCGCCCGAACACCCACACGCTCAGTGCCGCCCAGATCCCCATCGCCAGCACCGCCCATGCCAGCGCATCGGTGGTACCGGGCAGCAGCCCGCGATCCAGGGCCAGGCGCAGCTCGTAGCCCGGCTCGCCCAGCAGCGCCAGCGCCCCGACCAGCGCCAGGCCTGCCGCCAACAACACCGTGAACACGCCAAGCACGGCCTGCACATCGCGCCGTCTCAGCAGCCCGGGCAGCAACGGCGCCAGCGCCAGGCAGAACATCGGCAATGCCGGCAGGATGTAGACATCGCGCTTGCCATGGGGAATCGAGAAGAACAGCACGACCAGCAACCACCAGGCCAGCGGCAGCAGGTAACGTGAATCACGCCGCCGCAGGCGCCGGCGCCAGGCGGGAATCGCCCATGGCAGCGCCAGGAATGCCGGGATCCACATCGACGGCATCACACCGAAGAAGTACCACCATGGCTGGTGATGGTCCCAGGACTGCGTGTAGCGACGCGCCGTCTGCCGGAACAGGATGTCGTCAATGTAGGCACGGTACTCGTCCGAGCCGGTGCCCAGCCCGGCCAGCAGCATCGGCACCAGCCACAACGACACCGCCAGCAGGAAGGCCAGCGGCGCCAGCCAGTAGCGCCCATCGCGCGCGTGCAGGGACACACGGGGCCAATGCAGGGCCGAAGCAATGGCGGCCGGCACGATCATCAGCAACGCCAACACACCCACGCCCTTGG contains:
- a CDS encoding O-antigen ligase family protein, yielding MIPLSPPNTRTTGLLAGAYTLVLGALPTLLMITMEGGSAGFYLAILLSIILLLTPSASPALLPGSARRYGWMAAGMAVMLIGVLTSLAVHGIWKGSEVEKAARLLSMLMILFAALRVPRAILSRALLGTLPAVWSAAAIIGWLALETGVRPATQQFNAVTYGDLTLLFGVLSLLSLGLPVTRFTRIEATLKLLTGILGLIAFLWTQTRGGLLAIPCFLLIGLLVMGRRLGRMKILLGLVLAAGVGVMATHDGALRDRIDAGVNEYGDCSADHLADTSVCIRLQLWTAAGYMIREQPVFGVGGGDRFRRELERLAAEGKVSAMVARDFGETHNDLLYFLATYGVLGGLGLVLVYLAPALVFLPRLWRGDERSRLHAAAGLSICVAFAVFGVTEMMLRDMRTASFYAAWVALLLALSEPRSGTQDAASTAS
- a CDS encoding ArnT family glycosyltransferase encodes the protein MLKTHASRQTWLLVVMALLVLGAGLGLRDPWPSDEPRFALVARQMVDSGYWLFPHRGTELYADKPPMLMWWQATLYGLVGHWRVAFLLPSLLAALGTLWCVVDLGRRLWTRQVGLYAGWALLFALHFTFQAKKAQIDPLVMLFITLANYGLLRHLLLGPAWRWWWLGWFFAGIGVITKGVGVLALLMIVPAAIASALHWPRVSLHARDGRYWLAPLAFLLAVSLWLVPMLLAGLGTGSDEYRAYIDDILFRQTARRYTQSWDHHQPWWYFFGVMPSMWIPAFLALPWAIPAWRRRLRRRDSRYLLPLAWWLLVVLFFSIPHGKRDVYILPALPMFCLALAPLLPGLLRRRDVQAVLGVFTVLLAAGLALVGALALLGEPGYELRLALDRGLLPGTTDALAWAVLAMGIWAALSVWVFGRRRAHLALVSTLTVAWVLYSLIGYPLLNDSSSARGLMREVGVRIGPEAQLGLVAWKEQNLLMADRPAATFGFEDRWHAQLQAAVRWQRLAPHRRWLLVNEDALQGCVDRSRAAVAGISNRRRWWLVPAGAVVGSCTPTRAELAREYRLQGPPDED